A genomic stretch from Vanrija pseudolonga chromosome 6, complete sequence includes:
- the JIP5 gene encoding WD repeat-containing protein JIP5 has protein sequence MPDITLKNQPFDLAFHPSEPVLYSSLLTGEVKAWRYDDTTGETERAWTVRPTKKTARALGVEGDGKSLWVGGKSGILCGDSHVREGSSTRFWDSRKPGDAIRTYTQHYDYISGFSYFEDKRQLVTTSGDGHLSAIDIRSSKAEPLTVSEDQEDELLSIAPIKGGSKVVVGTGLGILTVWNRKLGWGDCVDRIPGHPASVDAIVALTDDCIATGSEDGLVRVMQIQPNKFLGVIATHDEYPIERLALDRNRKWLGSVSHDQCIKLTDVEDLFVDSDDEDAAMDDNDDSDDDDEMGAGAEAADDAEEDEDDEDAEEAADEDDSDVEMNDEEEEEEEAPKTKLSRRGQGIHHAKHAKAEPEDTGFFDDL, from the exons ATGCCCGACATTACGCTGAAAAACCAGCCGTTCGACCTGGCCTTCCACCCGTCCGAGCCGGTCCTCTactcctccctcctcaccgGCGAGGTCAAGGCATGGCGCtacgacgacacgacgggcGAGACGGAGCGCGCATGGACCGTGCGGCCGACCAAGAAGACTGCGAGGGCCCTGGGTGTTGAGGGGGACGGCAAGTCGCTGTGGGTTGGTGGCAAGAGCGGAATCTTGTG tGGGGACAGTCACGTTCGAGAAGGAAGCAGCACACGA TTCTGGGACAGTCGCAAGCCAGGCGACGCCATCCGCACCTACACGCAGCATTACGACTACATCTCGGGCTTTTCCTACTTTGAGGACAAGCGGCAGCTCGTCACGACATCGGGCGATGGGCACCTGTCGGCTATTGACATCCGGTcgtccaaggccgagccgCTCACGGTCAGCGAGGaccaggaggacgagctgctgTCCATCGCGCCCATCAAGGGCGGGagcaaggtcgtcgtcgggacAGGGCTGGGCATCCTGACCGTGTGGAACCGCAAGCTCGGGTGGGGCGACTGTGTGGACCGTATCCCTGGCCACCCGGCAAGCGTCGACGCGATCGTGGCGCTCACCGACGACTGTATCGCCACGGGCTCGGAGGACGGCCTCGTGCGCGTGATGCAGATCCAGCCCAACAAGTTCCTGGGTGTCATTGCCACGCACGACGAGTACCCCATCGAgcggctcgccctcgaccgcAACCGCAAGTGGCTCGGCTCGGTCTCGCACGACCAGTGCATCAAGctcaccgacgtcgaggacctgtttgtcgacagcgacgacgaggacgcggccatggatgacaacgacgacagcgacgacgacgacgagatgggcgctggtgccgaggcggctgacgacgccgaggaggacgaagacgacgaagacgcagaggaggccgccgacgaggacgactctGACGTCGAGATGaatgacgaggaggaggaagaggaagaggcaCCAAAAACCAAGCTCAGCAGGCGTGGCCAGGGCATCCACCATGCCAAGCACGCAaaggccgagcccgaggacaCGGGCTTCTTTGACGACTTATAA
- the ngdn gene encoding Neuroguidin, whose translation MSEDNDIPSSGDILRLLDTLQTAVDATAKSSAPLLKKAKAADESLDLSAGISLLLVRPQLLLASLHHLVVMAGIRLSSLSEYTPDAAASTALGSSFASSSRARNTDNIEDELAGELALCHEVMDKVRGMEAKLEYQIKKLVGLAEADAARGKAVAEDVEEDPLSFRPNPSAMVAAPRAEPEKKKAADGDEEDGVYRPPRVAAMPYNEPTKGRKERRAPALLSEFAAGLDGAPAVQTTTGLSTRPVLAGAHTNSASAKRAAELKRIQEFEEDNMTRLVTTKREAKRRRDDEEALALGFGVGGRGRLRRQNGLEAELEGVLGERGSKGVWDGVSAKLGKRDALTDRGKRAAASTGERKSGPKKARFEKDLARKRRAIGL comes from the coding sequence ATGAGCGAGGACAACGACATCCCCTCCAGCGGGGACATtctgcgcctgctcgacacgctgcagacggcggtcgacgcgacggccaagtcgtccgccccgctgctgaagaaggccaaggccgccgacgagtcgCTCGACCTCTCGGCCGGCATCTCGCTGCTTCTCGTCCGCCcgcagctgctcctcgcgagcctgcaccacctcgtcgtgaTGGCCGGCATCCGGCTCTCGTCGTTGAGCGAGTACACgcccgacgctgccgcctcgaccgcccTCGGCTCATCTTTCGCCTCGTCTTCCCGCGCCCGTAACACGGACAACATTGAGGACGAactcgccggcgagctcgccctctGTCACGAGGTCATGGACAAGGTCCGCGGCAtggaggccaagctcgagtaCCAGATCAAGAagctcgtcgggctcgccgaggccgacgctgcccgcggcaaggccgtcgccgaggacgtggaGGAGGACCCTCTGTCGTTCCGCCCCAACCCCAGCGCGATGgtcgccgccccccgcgccgagcccgagaagaagaaggccgcagacggcgacgaggaggacggagTGTACCGCCCACCACGAGTCGCCGCGATGCCGTACAACGAGCCGACCAAGGGGCGcaaggagcgccgcgcgccggccctGCTCTCCGAATTTGCTGCTGGCCTCGATGGCGCACCAGCAGtccagacgacgacgggtcTGTCCACGCGTCCGGTCCTGGCGGGCGCGCACACcaactcggcgagcgcgaagcgcgcggccgagctcaagcgcaTCCAGGAGTTCGAGGAGGACAACATGACGCGTCTGGTGACAACGAagcgcgaggccaagcgccgccgcgacgacgaggaggcgctcgcgctcggctttggtgttggcggccgcgggcgcctgcgccgccagaacggcctcgaggccgagctcgagggcgtgctcggcgagcgcggctcCAAGGGCGTGTGGGACGGCGTGTCGGCCAAGCTgggcaagcgcgacgccctcACCGATCGCGGAAAGCGTGCGGCTGCGAGCACGGGCGAGCGCAAGTCTGGCCCCAAGAAGGCGCGCTTCGAGAAGGACCTCGCGCGCAAGCGCCGCGCGATCGGCCTCtag